The genomic window CCACTTGCTCACTCGGGACGTATCCCAGGAGTTCGGTGCACTCTGTGGGACCACAGACACCTCTGCATCCGGTCGCAGCCCTGATCCAGCAGTGTCGCCGTCGTTGGAATTGAGAACGATGCCAGAGTGTACACGCCCCCGGTCGAGTGGCGGTGCGTGGTTGAGTCGACTCGCGCGAGGACACGGAGGCAGGTGTTCAATTTCATTCGCAGTGGCCGCGGTGGTGACAGTGGCGTTCGCAGCCACGCGACCCCAAACGGGCGAGTCCGTCCAGGATGCCGAAGCGCTGGACGGAGCCGTTTGGGCGGTGCAAAAGTCCGCCGTGACGGCATCCACCGATGCCTCGTGCACCTTCTCCATGGCGCTTGgcccgccgcgccgctgttgAGCGCGCGGCGGGGGTGTCGTCGTGGCCAAGCTACCAGGATGAGgttgcggcgccgccgttgctggcGGCCTAGTGTCAAGTGTGCTGTACAGGTCTGCCAGGATCGATGACGCCTCATTCTTGATGGGACTGATACTACTCACATCAGTGCTCAGCGCAGGGCGGACAATGAAACGGCCGCCGCTTTCACCCGTTGTCATCGCCCGCGCTCCTGCTAAGTCTCCCGTCGGTTTCACCAGCGTCCGACTCCTTTCGCCTAACGAGGTGTGGCTCTCGCCCTCGTCGAGGTCACTATGTGTCGCCGGCGTCCTTTGTGGTTGTGCTGTTTGAGGAATGGCGGTAGTGCTGCTGACCCATGAGTCGCCCATAAGCTTGTCAAGTATACTTGCCGCTGTTGTCGCCTCGGCACGAGGAGGACTCCGCTTCCTTGATGACACTGATGTCTCGCCGGCAAGTGGAACCTTTGAAAGATCCTCAAAAGAGTCGGAGGGTTGCAAGGCGTGCCCACGATGGGCCACCGAATTTGACGTGGACTGTACTCTGTGTGCGTTTTCCCCCTCACGTTGAGCAAACGGGCTCGACACTCGATTCACAGGGGCACGAGAAGCGACGGCCGTCGATCGCTCATTGAATTTTGTGCGCAACTGGTCCAGCGCCGTTTTGCGTGTTGCAACCCAGTCGGCTGAGTCAGTGtgccgtggtgctgccgaagaaggagcggcagctggcgTGAGAGCAAGCTTGGCATCTCTGGTGCTGAGGTCACCTCGCGAAATCGCCGGTTGCTTTCCCGCCCACCGTTCCTTCCCGTAAAAGACCTTCAACAAACTCTCTGGGGTGTCAGACGAGGCGTCCTTAGTGATATCCTCAGCGCCATGGCAAGTGCATCCCACCCCTCGAGCGTCCTCGTGTCCCtcgtgctgcactgctgccgcgtcatcgtcatcgacGGGCAGAAGTACTTCGATGGTGGTGTTTTGCGCGGCAAAAGCGTCATCCGCTGCATCGTCCGACACACCTGTCTTTTCGATTCGGCGGCCTGCGTGATCCTCACTGCCATGTCCTTCATTGCTGTCTTCGCTGTCGTCCCCAGCAAGACAATGAAGTGCGCTCATTTGCGCCGTGCGGGGTGGCTCAGAGCTTGCGGCTCCCACCGTAAACGGCATGGCATCCATGTAAGAAGTGAGCTGCGACTGCGAGTACGCCGtgagcagctgtgcagcgctgcggcagtctTGAAAGGCACTGCTGGCTAGCTCGTCAACATAGTCGAGTGATTCAGCATCGCTGCTACATCGACTGTGATGATGAAGTGCAAAGCCATCTGTCGGTTGAGTGACAAGCTGCGCAGCTATCTTTTCGGTTGTTGCATTCAACAACGaatttgcttctctctgctgcaTTGGTGACGCCGTTGGTGCTGCGAGGGCGGATTTTGAGAAAGACCGCTGCGAGCTAGGACCTGAGGTAGTCACAACAAGGGTCGTCTCACTGCTTGACGCGCTCTCGACCTCGTTCGGTGCATTGACCTCCATCTGTGAAGCTCTTGTCTGGGGTAATAGTTGCAGCGCACTATGGTTCTCTGTGTATTGGGGTCTCATGCATCGTTGGCCTTGCCTAGGCCTTCTCTGCAACTGCGGATGGTGGCTAGCTGTGCTCAAAAACTTTGCGCTACCTCACAGCTCGCCTGCTAAGTCGATGATAACGTACACTGATACACTTTGATATCACCCGTCACTGGACGTTGGCGCAAGTCGTGAGCCAAATGGCGGGGCAGAGTTTCTGCACTCCGAGGGAGGGTGTAGGATAGGGTAGAGCCAATCGATGTGAACAGAGCCAGATGTGGGAAaccaaaagagagagagatgcacagagGCGTCGCTGAGTAACTCATCGCGACAGAAATGTTTCGGGCAGAAACacgagagggaagagatgCAGGGTCAGAAGATAAAGCGATCGGAGAAAAACAGTAAGTCGCATCAGCCACCTATTCGATCTATCGAGTCCGTGGAActgacagcgacggcagcgttCCCACAACTTTTTCGTCAATGTTGTCCATCCTGTCTGCTTGTCGTCGTAATGACTCAAGTGCAACCGAAATAGTGCACCTTTAAACgactcaccaccacccctaaCACAcaggaaaaaagggggtaaTACAAGCATCAACGTTAACCTCCTACT from Leishmania panamensis strain MHOM/PA/94/PSC-1 chromosome 32 sequence includes these protein-coding regions:
- a CDS encoding hypothetical protein (TriTrypDB/GeneDB-style sysID: LpmP.32.1750); its protein translation is MRPQYTENHSALQLLPQTRASQMEVNAPNEVESASSSETTLVVTTSGPSSQRSFSKSALAAPTASPMQQREANSLLNATTEKIAAQLVTQPTDGFALHHHSRCSSDAESLDYVDELASSAFQDCRSAAQLLTAYSQSQLTSYMDAMPFTVGAASSEPPRTAQMSALHCLAGDDSEDSNEGHGSEDHAGRRIEKTGVSDDAADDAFAAQNTTIEVLLPVDDDDAAAVQHEGHEDARGVGCTCHGAEDITKDASSDTPESLLKVFYGKERWAGKQPAISRGDLSTRDAKLALTPAAAPSSAAPRHTDSADWVATRKTALDQLRTKFNERSTAVASRAPVNRVSSPFAQREGENAHRVQSTSNSVAHRGHALQPSDSFEDLSKVPLAGETSVSSRKRSPPRAEATTAASILDKLMGDSWVSSTTAIPQTAQPQRTPATHSDLDEGESHTSLGERSRTLVKPTGDLAGARAMTTGESGGRFIVRPALSTDVSSISPIKNEASSILADLYSTLDTRPPATAAPQPHPGSLATTTPPPRAQQRRGGPSAMEKVHEASVDAVTADFCTAQTAPSSASASWTDSPVWGRVAANATVTTAATANEIEHLPPCPRASRLNHAPPLDRGRVHSGIVLNSNDGDTAGSGLRPDAEVSVVPQSAPNSWDTSRVSKWRSSDHEELSRLEQSVVDTYATTPSQENTALTRAAEWRQQRVKEEMRAKEMAECTFHPLLSPGTRVMVRLAQERELERTLQQEEKDAGAESAGTHTKSARINCPQPSLDSSTLKATLQTVYERLYPAELSATASRRQIIDQEMEYRRLAREELILLRRRCGVARCASRNARNNGVPWTRDTFSSFMSTILEVDWEEAATASSVPLSAAAASCHAESRTTGSAAAPVAVVQTSYKSPMAVALLEELNAKRKYNSRRKAEMQGRHAKGSGAEVVVGRGHRHGTAQSPADGTEAAPNEESFRVALFDEFLLRQNAYYFNRSRTVRELEKKMTPAFTPSTTEASTRLVQDMVSRSLLNESMGPETSSIVARRERQRIPFTSSFVKQHTSPYVDPCTFQPSISPAARASKNMERRHPSGKRETMAEQQQSFFERLYTEQQRRAQRRENAKKRAEAAEVEGLTFQPTLNVKCNTHVRSLLNPRNYQPYQAYLQEKRQLLEAKRKGQEEDARQAEEDVCSFRPQTTKKPAYIGKMAKSFGVLRQQDTEF